The Corvus hawaiiensis isolate bCorHaw1 chromosome 2, bCorHaw1.pri.cur, whole genome shotgun sequence genome includes a window with the following:
- the DONSON gene encoding protein downstream neighbor of Son: MWFPIPSRFKNSFLYPKQTKPCGFSVTSHTAGPVWRCCRSRAQPLGPLFVCIWKRTDTIPSPVRLCASCSCCLCGRSGAGGSRAPLRAPEGGSNGGAAPSAPPRGGAGAFWRQGEPAALSRLCSAMAAPAEPGPEPGFKKPPALLRLKRKRPGRRSDPAATVEAAAAPAPRGPSAAARRRNPFSSLDNAPQRAAAAPQSPAAAPAGGDPSAAPFWQFLEPACEEKPSRRVEPAESSDTLALSKDLHSPLAVPKVPSSPRQEFPADWSIKTRVLFMSSQPFTWAEHLKAQEEAQGFAQHCRATETSLPQSVQEPQLCTELRCAFQQSLVYWLHPSLPWLPLFPRIGADRKIAGKACPWAQDEALQQVLMSDWSVSFTSLYNLLRARLCPYFYVCSPQFSVLFRAAGLAGSSVPTAAIAPTTRGLREAMRSEGIEFSLPLLEESRTRKQKNSEESLGTETTDGLGGGSGVEDAGEPAPSDDDDDGSFSWLEEMGVQDEVKKPDTISIQLRKEKHEVQVDHRPESLVLVRGSNTFTLLNFLISCRSLVAVAGPQAGLPPTLLSPVAFRGGTMQTLKARSISGRARVQGGFEDVFSLEVLGPILPHALHALTLLLGPAQRGAFRALLSPHEPSAAFNTRAAPPQEAVHQDLPACGLHPKTLEQLSQCPTLGKSSIRLLEMKDYAYTWKA, encoded by the exons ATGTGGTTTCCTATCCCAAGTAGATTTAAAAactcgtttctttatcccaaacaGACTAAACCCTGTGGGTTTAGTGTCACATCTCACACAGCTGGGCCCGTGTGGCGATGCTGCCGCAGCCGAGCCCAGCCCTTGGGGCCGCTGTTCGTGTGCATTTGGAAGCGCACGGACACAATTCCCAGCCCCGTCCGGCTTTGTGCTTCATGTTCCTGTTGCCTgtgcgggcggagcggggccggcgggagcCGCGCTCCCCTCAGAGCCCCTGAGGGCGGCAGCAATGGCGGCGCCGCTCCCTCAGCACCGCCCCGGGGCGGAGCGGGCGCGTTTTGGCGCCAAGGCGAGCCCGcagctctgtcccggctctgcTCGGCCATGGCCGCCCCCGCCGAGCCCGGGCCCGAGCCCGGCTTCAAGAAGCCGCCGGCGCTGCTGCGGCTGAAGCGCAAACGCCCCGGGCGGAGGAGCGACCCCGCCGCCACCGTCGAagccgccgctgccccggccccgcggggcccCTCTGcggccgcccgccgccgcaaccccttctccagcctggaCAACGCTCCGCAGCGGGCGGCGGCCGCCCCTCAGTCTCCGGCAGCGGCCCCGGCGGGCGGGGATCCATCGGCAGCGCCCTTCTGGCAG TTTTTAGAGCCGGCCTGTGAAGAGAAGCCCTCCAGGAGAGTGGAGCCTGCTGAAAGTTCCGACACACTCGCCCTAAGCAAG GACCTTCATTCACCTCTTGCTGTACCCAAAGTTCCCTCCTCGCCAAGGCAGGAATTCCCTGCAGACTGGAGTATTAAAACACGGGTTCTCTTCATGTCCTCCCAACCCTTCACCTGGGCAGAACATCTGAAAGCGCAGGAGGAGGCGCAGGGATTtgctcagcactgcagagctaCAGAAACCAGCTTGCCCCAGAGCGTGCAG GAGCCCCAGCTGTGCACGGAGCTGCGCTGTGCCTTCCAGCAGAGCCTCGTGTACTGGCTGCACCCCTCGCTGCCCTGGCTGCCGCTGTTCCCCCGCATCGGGGCAGACAGGAAAATCGCCGGAAAGGCCTGTCCTTGGGCACAGGATGAGGCCCTGCAGCAAGTGCTCATGAGTGACTG GTCCGTGAGCTTCACCTCTCTGTACAACCTGCTCAGGGCCAGGCTGTGTCCCTATTTCTACGTGTGCTCGCCGCAGTTCTCGGTGCTGTTCCGTGCCGCGGGGCTGGCGGGCAGCAGCGTCCCCACGGCCGCCATCGCCCCCACCACGCGCGGCCTCAGGGAGGCCATGAGGAGCGAGG GCATAGAGTTCTCCTTACCTTTGCTTGAGGAAAGTAGaaccaggaaacagaaaaactcTGAGGAGAGTTTGGGAACAGAAACCACTGATGGCCTCGGAGGGGGCAGCGGTGTGGAGGATGCAGG TGAACCAGCTCccagtgatgatgatgatgatggaagTTTCTCTTGGCTTGAGGAGATGGGAGTCCAAGACGAGGTGAAGAAACCAGATACTATTTCTATCCAACT TCGCAAGGAGAAGCACGAGGTGCAGGTGGATCACAGACCCGAGTCGCTGGTGCTGGTGAGAGGCAGCAACACCTTCACGCTGCTGAACTTCCTGATCAGCTGCCGCAGCCTGGTGGCCGTGGCGGGGCCGCAGGCGGGACTGCCCCCGACGCTGCTGTCCCCGGTGGCCTTCCGGGGTGGGACCATGCAGACGCTGAAG GCTCGGAGCATCAGCGGCCGTGCCCGGGTGCAGGGGGGCTTTGAGGacgtgttcagcctggaggtgctggggccCATCCTGCCGCACGCCCTGCACGCCCTGACGCTGCTGCTGGGCCCGGCGCAGCGCGGGGCCTTCCGCGCCCTGCTCAGCCCTCACGAGCCCAGCGCCGCCTTCAACacccgcgcggccccgccccaG GAAGCTGTGCACCAGGATCTCCCTGCCTGTGGGCTGCATCCCAAGACTTTGGAGCAGCTGAGCCAGTGTCCAACTCTGGGAAAATCATCCATCCGCTTGCTGGAAATGAAGGATTATGCCTACACCTGGAAGGCCTAG